In Melospiza georgiana isolate bMelGeo1 chromosome 15, bMelGeo1.pri, whole genome shotgun sequence, one genomic interval encodes:
- the FNIP1 gene encoding folliculin-interacting protein 1 isoform X3 — protein MPPTLFQKLFNKKHGLISPARDARDDCVFSWPLPEFDPSQIRLIVYQDCERRGRNVLFDSSAKRKIEDVSVSKLCSDAQVRVFGKCCQLKPGGDSSSSLDSSINSSSSFSDPKEQCPKYQGSRCSSDANMLGEMMFGSVAMSYKGSTLKIHQIRSPPQLMLSKVFTARTGSSIYGSLNTLQDSLEFINQDSNTLKPDHSTIMNGLLGNIVHSNPMDMPGREQNEDRDSGIARSASLSSLLITPFPSPGSSFNKSCASSYQRRWRRSQTTSLENGVFPRWSMDESFNLSDDSSGPNPGIVRKKKIAIGVIFSLSRDEDENNKFNEFFFSHFPLFESHMNKLKSAIEQAMKMSRRSADASQRSLAYNRIVDALNEFRTTICNLYTMPRIGEPVWLTMMSGTPEKNQLCHRFMKEFTFLMENASKNQFLPALLTAVLTNHLAWVPTVMPNGQPPIRIFLEKHSSQSVDMLAKTHPYNPLWAQLGDLYGAIGSPVRLAKTVVVGKRHDLVQRLLYFLTYFIRCSELQETHLLENGEDEAIVMPGTVITTTLEKGEVEESEYVLVTMHKNRGNLLPTESEEMRAPNCSCKYCKCPISLAQNIEGVAQQEREDMQSTPKVELESSSDENRTIVPEDGQDDAVDGTQPRPCLDAKLETVVCTGSASPEKCVGTESCLEPAGSTWRSEDALEAGSQAGGGTRTPGIAVEKKPPDKLFMDTFPCSAAEAQTKVTFLIGDSMSPDSDIELRSQAVVEQIARHHSPPAAEAGVSADQNCEAKQTVEDQNRDCGTAEPFPQVASEHQSWNSNPYSAESMSLFDEYFTDDSSVETQTTDDIPGQAAANLLAHNSSLEFSKKLCTKACKPPSEFCKFMDSVRQETYKNCFNEQDQREKISIRVPHGDRENIEKKVAPGIDWDIPRNESSDSALGDSESEDTGHDLTRLGSNYYGGEQEDWAEEYEIPFPGSKLVEVNSVQPSIANFGRSLLGGYCSSYVPDFVLQGIGSDEKLRHCLVSDLSHAVQHPVLDEPIAEAVCIIADTDKWTVQVASSQRRMIENKLGKEVLVSSLVSNLLHSTLQLYKHNLSPNFCVMHLEDRLQELYFKSKMLSEYLKGQMRVHVKELGVVLGIESSDLPLLAAVASTHSPYVAQILL, from the exons CTGGCCTTTGCCGGAGTTTGACCCAAGTCAGATCCGACTGATCGTGTACCAGGACTGTGAGAGGAGAGGACGGAATGTCTTATTTGATTCCAgtgctaaaagaaaaatagaggaTGTTTCAGTCTCG AAACTCTGCAGTGATGCTCAGGTGAGAGTTTTTGGGAAGTGTTGCCAGCTAAAGCCTGGAGGAGACAGCTCTTCTTCCTTGGATAGTTCAATCAAttcatcctcctccttctctgaTCCAAAAGAGCAATGCCCAAAATACCAG GGTTCTCGGTGCTCCTCAGATGCCAACATGCTTGGAGAGATGATGTTTGGCTCTGTGGCCATGAGCTACAAGGGCTCCACATTGAAAATCCATCAGATCCG ctcccctccccagctcatGCTCAGCAAGGTGTTCACAGCTCGCACGGGCAGCAGCATCTACGGCAGCCTGAACAC GTTGCAGGACAGTCTTGAGTTCATTAATCAAGACAGCAATACATTAAAGCCTGACCACAGTACAATTATGAATGGACTTCTTGGGAATATAG TTCACAGCAACCCTATGGATATGCCTGGGAGGGAGCAGAACGAGGACAGAGACAGCGGGATAGCAAGATCTG CATCTCTCAGCAGCCTGCTCATCACCCCGTTCCCATCCCCGGGCTCCTCGTTCAAcaagagctgtgccagcagctacCAGCGGCGCTGGCGGCGCAGCCAGACCACCAGCCTGGAGAACGGCGTCTTCCCCCGATG GTCCATGGATGAAAGCTTCAACTTGTCAGATGACAGCTCTGGTCCAAACCCAGGAATTgttaggaagaagaaaatagcAATTGGGGTTATTTTTTCACTCTCAAGAGATGAAGATGAAAACAACAAATTTAACGAGTTCTTTTTTTCACACTTCCCTCTTTTTGAGAGTCACATGAACAAACTGAAGAGTGCAATAGAACAG GCCATGAAAATGAGTCGGAGATCAGCTGATGCCAGCCAGCGGAGTTTGGCATATAACAGAATTGTGGATGCCCTCAATGAGTTCAG aaCAACTATTTGCAATCTGTACACGATGCCACGGATTGGGGAGCCTGTCTGGCTCACCATGATGTCAGGGACACCAGAGAAGAACCAGCTGTGCCATCGCTTCATGAAGGAGTTCACTTTCCTGATGGAAAATGCTTCTAAAAATCA GTTTTTACCAGCTTTGCTGACTGCAGTGCTGACCAACCACCTGGCCTGGGTCCCCACTGTCATGCCCAATGGCCAACCACCAATAAGGATCTTCCTGGAGAAGCATTCTTCCCAGAGTGTGGACATGCTGGCCAAAACTCATCCCTACAACCCACTGTGGGCTCAGCTTG GTGACCTGTATGGGGCCATCGGATCACCTGTGAGATTAGCAAAAACAGTCGTGGTTGGCAAAAGACATGACCTGGTCCAGAGGTTGCTTTATTTCCTCACTTACTTCATCAGATGCTCTGAACTTCAAGAGACACACCTGCTGGAAAATGGGGAAGATGAGGCCATTGTCATGCCTGGCACTGTGATCACTACCACTCTGGAGAAAGGAGAAGTGGAAGAGTCTGAGTACGTGCTTGTCACAATGCACAAGAACAGGGGCAACTTGCTCCCCACCGAGTCTGAGGAGATGAGAGCTCCCAACTGCAGCTGTAAATACTGCAAATGTCCCATCTCCCTCGCACAGAACATAGAAGGTGTTGCACAGCAAGAGAGAGAAGACATGCAAAGCACTCCTAAGGTAGAGCTGGAATCTTCTTCAGATGAGAACAGGACCATCGTTCCTGAGGATGGCCAGGACGATGCCGTGGATGGGACACAGCCAAGGCCCTGCCTGGATGCCAAACTGGAGACTGTGGTGTGCACAGGGTCAGCTTCACCCGAGAAATGTGTGGGGACAGAATCTTGTTTGGAGCCAGCAGGCAGCACGTGGAGGAGTGAGGATGCTCTGGAGGCGGGCAGCCAGGCGGGAGGGGGCACAAGGACACCTGGCATCGCTGTGGAGAAGAAGCCACCTGATAAGCTCTTCATGGACACGTTCCCCTGCAGCGCTGCCGAGGCTCAGACAAAGGTGACTTTCCTCATCGGAGATTCCATGTCACCTGACTCAGACATTGAACTGAGAAGTCAGGCAGTAGTGGAACAAATTGCCAGGCATCACAGCCCGCCAGCAGCGGAGGCAGGAGTGTCTGCTGATCAGAACTGTGAAGCTAAACAAACTGTTGAGGACCAAAATAGAGACTGTGGGACAGCTGAACCCTTTCCTCAAGTTGCTAGTGAGCATCAGAGCTGGAACTCAAACCCATACAGTGCTGAGAGCATGAGTCTGTTTGATGAATATTTCACTGATGACAGTTCAGTTGAAACCCAGACTACTGATGATATTCCAGGGCAAGCAGCTGCGAACCTTCTTGCTCACAACAGTAGTTTAGAATTTTCTAAAAAGCTCTGTACAAAGGCTTGCAAACCACCTAGTGAATTTTGTAAATTTATGGACTCTGTTCGACAAGAGACCTACAAAAACTGCTTTAATGAGCAGGACCAAAGAGAGAAAATCTCAATTCGCGTcccccatggggacagggaaaacATAGAGAAAAAAGTGGCCCCGGGAATTGATTGGGACATTCCAAGAAATGAGAGTTCAGACAGTGCCCTGGGTGACAGCGAGAGTGAGGATACAGGCCATGATCTAACCAGACTGGGCAGTAACTATTATGGAGGAGAGCAAGAAGACTGGGCAGAGGAATATGAGATTCCCTTCCCTGG GTCAAAATTAGTTGAAGTCAACTCTGTCCAGCCCAGTATTGCCAATTTTGGAAGATCCTTACTAGGAGGCTACTGTTCCTCTTACGTCCCTGACTTTGTTTTGCAAGGAATAGGAAGTGATGAAAAGCTGAGGCACTGTTTGGTGTCAGATTTGTCTCATGCTGTGCAG cACCCTGTTCTGGACGAGCCCATTGCAGAAGCTGTCTGCATTATTGCAGACACGGACAAGTGGACGGTGCAAGTGGCCAGTAGCCAGAGGCGAATGATTGAGAACAAACTAGGAAAAGAAGTGTTAGTCTCCAGTCTCGTCTCCAACCTGCTTCATTCCACTCTTCAGCTTTACAAGCATAATTTATCTCCAAACTTT tGTGTGATGCACCTGGAAGATCGGCTGCAGGAGCTCTACTTCAAAAGCAAGATGCTGTCTGAGTATCTCAAGGGCCAGATGAGAGTCCATGTCAAGGAGCTGGGCGTGGTGCTGGG GATTGAATCCAGCGACCTCCCCTTGCTGGCAGCTGTAGCGAGCACTCACTCTCCGTACGTTGCCCAGATCCTGCTTTAA
- the FNIP1 gene encoding folliculin-interacting protein 1 isoform X2 gives MLPSWPLPEFDPSQIRLIVYQDCERRGRNVLFDSSAKRKIEDVSVSKLCSDAQVRVFGKCCQLKPGGDSSSSLDSSINSSSSFSDPKEQCPKYQGSRCSSDANMLGEMMFGSVAMSYKGSTLKIHQIRSPPQLMLSKVFTARTGSSIYGSLNTLQDSLEFINQDSNTLKPDHSTIMNGLLGNIGLSQLCSPRRAFSEQGPLRLIRSASFFAVHSNPMDMPGREQNEDRDSGIARSASLSSLLITPFPSPGSSFNKSCASSYQRRWRRSQTTSLENGVFPRWSMDESFNLSDDSSGPNPGIVRKKKIAIGVIFSLSRDEDENNKFNEFFFSHFPLFESHMNKLKSAIEQAMKMSRRSADASQRSLAYNRIVDALNEFRTTICNLYTMPRIGEPVWLTMMSGTPEKNQLCHRFMKEFTFLMENASKNQFLPALLTAVLTNHLAWVPTVMPNGQPPIRIFLEKHSSQSVDMLAKTHPYNPLWAQLGDLYGAIGSPVRLAKTVVVGKRHDLVQRLLYFLTYFIRCSELQETHLLENGEDEAIVMPGTVITTTLEKGEVEESEYVLVTMHKNRGNLLPTESEEMRAPNCSCKYCKCPISLAQNIEGVAQQEREDMQSTPKVELESSSDENRTIVPEDGQDDAVDGTQPRPCLDAKLETVVCTGSASPEKCVGTESCLEPAGSTWRSEDALEAGSQAGGGTRTPGIAVEKKPPDKLFMDTFPCSAAEAQTKVTFLIGDSMSPDSDIELRSQAVVEQIARHHSPPAAEAGVSADQNCEAKQTVEDQNRDCGTAEPFPQVASEHQSWNSNPYSAESMSLFDEYFTDDSSVETQTTDDIPGQAAANLLAHNSSLEFSKKLCTKACKPPSEFCKFMDSVRQETYKNCFNEQDQREKISIRVPHGDRENIEKKVAPGIDWDIPRNESSDSALGDSESEDTGHDLTRLGSNYYGGEQEDWAEEYEIPFPGSKLVEVNSVQPSIANFGRSLLGGYCSSYVPDFVLQGIGSDEKLRHCLVSDLSHAVQHPVLDEPIAEAVCIIADTDKWTVQVASSQRRMIENKLGKEVLVSSLVSNLLHSTLQLYKHNLSPNFCVMHLEDRLQELYFKSKMLSEYLKGQMRVHVKELGVVLGIESSDLPLLAAVASTHSPYVAQILL, from the exons CTGGCCTTTGCCGGAGTTTGACCCAAGTCAGATCCGACTGATCGTGTACCAGGACTGTGAGAGGAGAGGACGGAATGTCTTATTTGATTCCAgtgctaaaagaaaaatagaggaTGTTTCAGTCTCG AAACTCTGCAGTGATGCTCAGGTGAGAGTTTTTGGGAAGTGTTGCCAGCTAAAGCCTGGAGGAGACAGCTCTTCTTCCTTGGATAGTTCAATCAAttcatcctcctccttctctgaTCCAAAAGAGCAATGCCCAAAATACCAG GGTTCTCGGTGCTCCTCAGATGCCAACATGCTTGGAGAGATGATGTTTGGCTCTGTGGCCATGAGCTACAAGGGCTCCACATTGAAAATCCATCAGATCCG ctcccctccccagctcatGCTCAGCAAGGTGTTCACAGCTCGCACGGGCAGCAGCATCTACGGCAGCCTGAACAC GTTGCAGGACAGTCTTGAGTTCATTAATCAAGACAGCAATACATTAAAGCCTGACCACAGTACAATTATGAATGGACTTCTTGGGAATATAG GTCTTTCCCAGCTTTGCAGCCCCAGGCGGGCATTCTCAGAGCAAGGTCCGCTCCGCCTCATCCGGAGCGCCTCTTTCTTTGCAG TTCACAGCAACCCTATGGATATGCCTGGGAGGGAGCAGAACGAGGACAGAGACAGCGGGATAGCAAGATCTG CATCTCTCAGCAGCCTGCTCATCACCCCGTTCCCATCCCCGGGCTCCTCGTTCAAcaagagctgtgccagcagctacCAGCGGCGCTGGCGGCGCAGCCAGACCACCAGCCTGGAGAACGGCGTCTTCCCCCGATG GTCCATGGATGAAAGCTTCAACTTGTCAGATGACAGCTCTGGTCCAAACCCAGGAATTgttaggaagaagaaaatagcAATTGGGGTTATTTTTTCACTCTCAAGAGATGAAGATGAAAACAACAAATTTAACGAGTTCTTTTTTTCACACTTCCCTCTTTTTGAGAGTCACATGAACAAACTGAAGAGTGCAATAGAACAG GCCATGAAAATGAGTCGGAGATCAGCTGATGCCAGCCAGCGGAGTTTGGCATATAACAGAATTGTGGATGCCCTCAATGAGTTCAG aaCAACTATTTGCAATCTGTACACGATGCCACGGATTGGGGAGCCTGTCTGGCTCACCATGATGTCAGGGACACCAGAGAAGAACCAGCTGTGCCATCGCTTCATGAAGGAGTTCACTTTCCTGATGGAAAATGCTTCTAAAAATCA GTTTTTACCAGCTTTGCTGACTGCAGTGCTGACCAACCACCTGGCCTGGGTCCCCACTGTCATGCCCAATGGCCAACCACCAATAAGGATCTTCCTGGAGAAGCATTCTTCCCAGAGTGTGGACATGCTGGCCAAAACTCATCCCTACAACCCACTGTGGGCTCAGCTTG GTGACCTGTATGGGGCCATCGGATCACCTGTGAGATTAGCAAAAACAGTCGTGGTTGGCAAAAGACATGACCTGGTCCAGAGGTTGCTTTATTTCCTCACTTACTTCATCAGATGCTCTGAACTTCAAGAGACACACCTGCTGGAAAATGGGGAAGATGAGGCCATTGTCATGCCTGGCACTGTGATCACTACCACTCTGGAGAAAGGAGAAGTGGAAGAGTCTGAGTACGTGCTTGTCACAATGCACAAGAACAGGGGCAACTTGCTCCCCACCGAGTCTGAGGAGATGAGAGCTCCCAACTGCAGCTGTAAATACTGCAAATGTCCCATCTCCCTCGCACAGAACATAGAAGGTGTTGCACAGCAAGAGAGAGAAGACATGCAAAGCACTCCTAAGGTAGAGCTGGAATCTTCTTCAGATGAGAACAGGACCATCGTTCCTGAGGATGGCCAGGACGATGCCGTGGATGGGACACAGCCAAGGCCCTGCCTGGATGCCAAACTGGAGACTGTGGTGTGCACAGGGTCAGCTTCACCCGAGAAATGTGTGGGGACAGAATCTTGTTTGGAGCCAGCAGGCAGCACGTGGAGGAGTGAGGATGCTCTGGAGGCGGGCAGCCAGGCGGGAGGGGGCACAAGGACACCTGGCATCGCTGTGGAGAAGAAGCCACCTGATAAGCTCTTCATGGACACGTTCCCCTGCAGCGCTGCCGAGGCTCAGACAAAGGTGACTTTCCTCATCGGAGATTCCATGTCACCTGACTCAGACATTGAACTGAGAAGTCAGGCAGTAGTGGAACAAATTGCCAGGCATCACAGCCCGCCAGCAGCGGAGGCAGGAGTGTCTGCTGATCAGAACTGTGAAGCTAAACAAACTGTTGAGGACCAAAATAGAGACTGTGGGACAGCTGAACCCTTTCCTCAAGTTGCTAGTGAGCATCAGAGCTGGAACTCAAACCCATACAGTGCTGAGAGCATGAGTCTGTTTGATGAATATTTCACTGATGACAGTTCAGTTGAAACCCAGACTACTGATGATATTCCAGGGCAAGCAGCTGCGAACCTTCTTGCTCACAACAGTAGTTTAGAATTTTCTAAAAAGCTCTGTACAAAGGCTTGCAAACCACCTAGTGAATTTTGTAAATTTATGGACTCTGTTCGACAAGAGACCTACAAAAACTGCTTTAATGAGCAGGACCAAAGAGAGAAAATCTCAATTCGCGTcccccatggggacagggaaaacATAGAGAAAAAAGTGGCCCCGGGAATTGATTGGGACATTCCAAGAAATGAGAGTTCAGACAGTGCCCTGGGTGACAGCGAGAGTGAGGATACAGGCCATGATCTAACCAGACTGGGCAGTAACTATTATGGAGGAGAGCAAGAAGACTGGGCAGAGGAATATGAGATTCCCTTCCCTGG GTCAAAATTAGTTGAAGTCAACTCTGTCCAGCCCAGTATTGCCAATTTTGGAAGATCCTTACTAGGAGGCTACTGTTCCTCTTACGTCCCTGACTTTGTTTTGCAAGGAATAGGAAGTGATGAAAAGCTGAGGCACTGTTTGGTGTCAGATTTGTCTCATGCTGTGCAG cACCCTGTTCTGGACGAGCCCATTGCAGAAGCTGTCTGCATTATTGCAGACACGGACAAGTGGACGGTGCAAGTGGCCAGTAGCCAGAGGCGAATGATTGAGAACAAACTAGGAAAAGAAGTGTTAGTCTCCAGTCTCGTCTCCAACCTGCTTCATTCCACTCTTCAGCTTTACAAGCATAATTTATCTCCAAACTTT tGTGTGATGCACCTGGAAGATCGGCTGCAGGAGCTCTACTTCAAAAGCAAGATGCTGTCTGAGTATCTCAAGGGCCAGATGAGAGTCCATGTCAAGGAGCTGGGCGTGGTGCTGGG GATTGAATCCAGCGACCTCCCCTTGCTGGCAGCTGTAGCGAGCACTCACTCTCCGTACGTTGCCCAGATCCTGCTTTAA
- the FNIP1 gene encoding folliculin-interacting protein 1 isoform X1: MPPTLFQKLFNKKHGLISPARDARDDCVFSWPLPEFDPSQIRLIVYQDCERRGRNVLFDSSAKRKIEDVSVSKLCSDAQVRVFGKCCQLKPGGDSSSSLDSSINSSSSFSDPKEQCPKYQGSRCSSDANMLGEMMFGSVAMSYKGSTLKIHQIRSPPQLMLSKVFTARTGSSIYGSLNTLQDSLEFINQDSNTLKPDHSTIMNGLLGNIGLSQLCSPRRAFSEQGPLRLIRSASFFAVHSNPMDMPGREQNEDRDSGIARSASLSSLLITPFPSPGSSFNKSCASSYQRRWRRSQTTSLENGVFPRWSMDESFNLSDDSSGPNPGIVRKKKIAIGVIFSLSRDEDENNKFNEFFFSHFPLFESHMNKLKSAIEQAMKMSRRSADASQRSLAYNRIVDALNEFRTTICNLYTMPRIGEPVWLTMMSGTPEKNQLCHRFMKEFTFLMENASKNQFLPALLTAVLTNHLAWVPTVMPNGQPPIRIFLEKHSSQSVDMLAKTHPYNPLWAQLGDLYGAIGSPVRLAKTVVVGKRHDLVQRLLYFLTYFIRCSELQETHLLENGEDEAIVMPGTVITTTLEKGEVEESEYVLVTMHKNRGNLLPTESEEMRAPNCSCKYCKCPISLAQNIEGVAQQEREDMQSTPKVELESSSDENRTIVPEDGQDDAVDGTQPRPCLDAKLETVVCTGSASPEKCVGTESCLEPAGSTWRSEDALEAGSQAGGGTRTPGIAVEKKPPDKLFMDTFPCSAAEAQTKVTFLIGDSMSPDSDIELRSQAVVEQIARHHSPPAAEAGVSADQNCEAKQTVEDQNRDCGTAEPFPQVASEHQSWNSNPYSAESMSLFDEYFTDDSSVETQTTDDIPGQAAANLLAHNSSLEFSKKLCTKACKPPSEFCKFMDSVRQETYKNCFNEQDQREKISIRVPHGDRENIEKKVAPGIDWDIPRNESSDSALGDSESEDTGHDLTRLGSNYYGGEQEDWAEEYEIPFPGSKLVEVNSVQPSIANFGRSLLGGYCSSYVPDFVLQGIGSDEKLRHCLVSDLSHAVQHPVLDEPIAEAVCIIADTDKWTVQVASSQRRMIENKLGKEVLVSSLVSNLLHSTLQLYKHNLSPNFCVMHLEDRLQELYFKSKMLSEYLKGQMRVHVKELGVVLGIESSDLPLLAAVASTHSPYVAQILL; encoded by the exons CTGGCCTTTGCCGGAGTTTGACCCAAGTCAGATCCGACTGATCGTGTACCAGGACTGTGAGAGGAGAGGACGGAATGTCTTATTTGATTCCAgtgctaaaagaaaaatagaggaTGTTTCAGTCTCG AAACTCTGCAGTGATGCTCAGGTGAGAGTTTTTGGGAAGTGTTGCCAGCTAAAGCCTGGAGGAGACAGCTCTTCTTCCTTGGATAGTTCAATCAAttcatcctcctccttctctgaTCCAAAAGAGCAATGCCCAAAATACCAG GGTTCTCGGTGCTCCTCAGATGCCAACATGCTTGGAGAGATGATGTTTGGCTCTGTGGCCATGAGCTACAAGGGCTCCACATTGAAAATCCATCAGATCCG ctcccctccccagctcatGCTCAGCAAGGTGTTCACAGCTCGCACGGGCAGCAGCATCTACGGCAGCCTGAACAC GTTGCAGGACAGTCTTGAGTTCATTAATCAAGACAGCAATACATTAAAGCCTGACCACAGTACAATTATGAATGGACTTCTTGGGAATATAG GTCTTTCCCAGCTTTGCAGCCCCAGGCGGGCATTCTCAGAGCAAGGTCCGCTCCGCCTCATCCGGAGCGCCTCTTTCTTTGCAG TTCACAGCAACCCTATGGATATGCCTGGGAGGGAGCAGAACGAGGACAGAGACAGCGGGATAGCAAGATCTG CATCTCTCAGCAGCCTGCTCATCACCCCGTTCCCATCCCCGGGCTCCTCGTTCAAcaagagctgtgccagcagctacCAGCGGCGCTGGCGGCGCAGCCAGACCACCAGCCTGGAGAACGGCGTCTTCCCCCGATG GTCCATGGATGAAAGCTTCAACTTGTCAGATGACAGCTCTGGTCCAAACCCAGGAATTgttaggaagaagaaaatagcAATTGGGGTTATTTTTTCACTCTCAAGAGATGAAGATGAAAACAACAAATTTAACGAGTTCTTTTTTTCACACTTCCCTCTTTTTGAGAGTCACATGAACAAACTGAAGAGTGCAATAGAACAG GCCATGAAAATGAGTCGGAGATCAGCTGATGCCAGCCAGCGGAGTTTGGCATATAACAGAATTGTGGATGCCCTCAATGAGTTCAG aaCAACTATTTGCAATCTGTACACGATGCCACGGATTGGGGAGCCTGTCTGGCTCACCATGATGTCAGGGACACCAGAGAAGAACCAGCTGTGCCATCGCTTCATGAAGGAGTTCACTTTCCTGATGGAAAATGCTTCTAAAAATCA GTTTTTACCAGCTTTGCTGACTGCAGTGCTGACCAACCACCTGGCCTGGGTCCCCACTGTCATGCCCAATGGCCAACCACCAATAAGGATCTTCCTGGAGAAGCATTCTTCCCAGAGTGTGGACATGCTGGCCAAAACTCATCCCTACAACCCACTGTGGGCTCAGCTTG GTGACCTGTATGGGGCCATCGGATCACCTGTGAGATTAGCAAAAACAGTCGTGGTTGGCAAAAGACATGACCTGGTCCAGAGGTTGCTTTATTTCCTCACTTACTTCATCAGATGCTCTGAACTTCAAGAGACACACCTGCTGGAAAATGGGGAAGATGAGGCCATTGTCATGCCTGGCACTGTGATCACTACCACTCTGGAGAAAGGAGAAGTGGAAGAGTCTGAGTACGTGCTTGTCACAATGCACAAGAACAGGGGCAACTTGCTCCCCACCGAGTCTGAGGAGATGAGAGCTCCCAACTGCAGCTGTAAATACTGCAAATGTCCCATCTCCCTCGCACAGAACATAGAAGGTGTTGCACAGCAAGAGAGAGAAGACATGCAAAGCACTCCTAAGGTAGAGCTGGAATCTTCTTCAGATGAGAACAGGACCATCGTTCCTGAGGATGGCCAGGACGATGCCGTGGATGGGACACAGCCAAGGCCCTGCCTGGATGCCAAACTGGAGACTGTGGTGTGCACAGGGTCAGCTTCACCCGAGAAATGTGTGGGGACAGAATCTTGTTTGGAGCCAGCAGGCAGCACGTGGAGGAGTGAGGATGCTCTGGAGGCGGGCAGCCAGGCGGGAGGGGGCACAAGGACACCTGGCATCGCTGTGGAGAAGAAGCCACCTGATAAGCTCTTCATGGACACGTTCCCCTGCAGCGCTGCCGAGGCTCAGACAAAGGTGACTTTCCTCATCGGAGATTCCATGTCACCTGACTCAGACATTGAACTGAGAAGTCAGGCAGTAGTGGAACAAATTGCCAGGCATCACAGCCCGCCAGCAGCGGAGGCAGGAGTGTCTGCTGATCAGAACTGTGAAGCTAAACAAACTGTTGAGGACCAAAATAGAGACTGTGGGACAGCTGAACCCTTTCCTCAAGTTGCTAGTGAGCATCAGAGCTGGAACTCAAACCCATACAGTGCTGAGAGCATGAGTCTGTTTGATGAATATTTCACTGATGACAGTTCAGTTGAAACCCAGACTACTGATGATATTCCAGGGCAAGCAGCTGCGAACCTTCTTGCTCACAACAGTAGTTTAGAATTTTCTAAAAAGCTCTGTACAAAGGCTTGCAAACCACCTAGTGAATTTTGTAAATTTATGGACTCTGTTCGACAAGAGACCTACAAAAACTGCTTTAATGAGCAGGACCAAAGAGAGAAAATCTCAATTCGCGTcccccatggggacagggaaaacATAGAGAAAAAAGTGGCCCCGGGAATTGATTGGGACATTCCAAGAAATGAGAGTTCAGACAGTGCCCTGGGTGACAGCGAGAGTGAGGATACAGGCCATGATCTAACCAGACTGGGCAGTAACTATTATGGAGGAGAGCAAGAAGACTGGGCAGAGGAATATGAGATTCCCTTCCCTGG GTCAAAATTAGTTGAAGTCAACTCTGTCCAGCCCAGTATTGCCAATTTTGGAAGATCCTTACTAGGAGGCTACTGTTCCTCTTACGTCCCTGACTTTGTTTTGCAAGGAATAGGAAGTGATGAAAAGCTGAGGCACTGTTTGGTGTCAGATTTGTCTCATGCTGTGCAG cACCCTGTTCTGGACGAGCCCATTGCAGAAGCTGTCTGCATTATTGCAGACACGGACAAGTGGACGGTGCAAGTGGCCAGTAGCCAGAGGCGAATGATTGAGAACAAACTAGGAAAAGAAGTGTTAGTCTCCAGTCTCGTCTCCAACCTGCTTCATTCCACTCTTCAGCTTTACAAGCATAATTTATCTCCAAACTTT tGTGTGATGCACCTGGAAGATCGGCTGCAGGAGCTCTACTTCAAAAGCAAGATGCTGTCTGAGTATCTCAAGGGCCAGATGAGAGTCCATGTCAAGGAGCTGGGCGTGGTGCTGGG GATTGAATCCAGCGACCTCCCCTTGCTGGCAGCTGTAGCGAGCACTCACTCTCCGTACGTTGCCCAGATCCTGCTTTAA